A window from Gottschalkiaceae bacterium SANA encodes these proteins:
- the walK gene encoding cell wall metabolism sensor histidine kinase WalK, with the protein MFKSIRWRLVIIYFLLVFIAVTVVGVFILDRLRSQQEEWTLNNMLQYAEQVQVLPSLRSDEWVENESQLVESFTNWPIAQTDQAYLLSMDGTAPRVLSNSMGAQNLLGKSAYETEVIDNELIFNALNGEKENKIKRGTYQPEDTVAHLVVPLFSVNGEIKGLIYVTSDLEVMNQVLSSSRSILFQGMALALLLTVILGSILSRSITLPIQAVTKKASKMAEGDFDQKVDVKSNDELGQLAMMFNSLTDELKKTISQLSEESSKMEALFTNMADGLIAIDPMGKLLHANPVARRLFVIDETEEEQNVLPMLQELRPDIQMDQLIASEDARGELMLEFSPEDIYRAHYAPFLNDKGERSGLILVFQDITEQNKLEIMRREFVANVSHELKTPITTIKSYTETIMDGVLDDKELSTKFLGVIDNECDRMTRIVRDLLQLSSMDYQETKWELTEVCLQDLLEMVDLKMKISAQGKKQQLRVRVEPELPCLTGNRDALEQVVLNVISNAIKYTQDGGAIDVHAYSEGSQLRIRVRDNGSGIPQEDLDRIFERFYRVNKARSRAMGGTGLGLSIAKQIVELHGGNISIQSVLGEGTVVEICFREGSAQELV; encoded by the coding sequence ATGTTTAAAAGCATACGATGGCGACTCGTGATCATTTATTTTTTATTGGTTTTTATAGCGGTTACTGTGGTTGGGGTATTTATTCTCGATCGGCTACGTTCGCAGCAGGAAGAATGGACGTTGAATAATATGCTGCAATATGCGGAACAAGTGCAGGTGTTGCCGTCACTTCGATCGGATGAATGGGTGGAGAATGAATCGCAATTGGTTGAGTCATTTACGAATTGGCCCATTGCACAGACGGATCAGGCTTATTTATTGAGTATGGATGGAACCGCTCCAAGGGTCTTGTCCAATTCTATGGGTGCGCAAAATTTGCTTGGAAAATCTGCCTATGAAACAGAAGTAATTGATAACGAGTTGATTTTTAATGCCCTGAACGGGGAAAAAGAAAACAAAATCAAGAGAGGAACTTATCAGCCAGAGGATACGGTGGCGCATTTGGTGGTTCCTTTATTTTCTGTTAACGGTGAGATCAAGGGTCTAATTTATGTGACCAGTGATTTAGAAGTGATGAATCAGGTCCTTTCTTCATCGAGAAGCATTCTCTTTCAAGGGATGGCGCTGGCACTTCTGCTTACCGTTATTTTGGGTTCTATTTTATCTCGTAGTATCACTTTGCCCATACAGGCCGTGACAAAAAAGGCTTCAAAAATGGCAGAGGGTGATTTCGACCAGAAAGTAGATGTGAAATCCAATGATGAATTGGGTCAGTTGGCCATGATGTTTAATAGCTTGACGGATGAGTTAAAAAAGACAATTTCACAACTGTCAGAAGAGAGCAGTAAGATGGAAGCCTTGTTTACGAATATGGCAGACGGTTTGATCGCCATTGATCCAATGGGTAAACTGCTCCATGCCAATCCAGTTGCGCGAAGACTATTCGTGATCGATGAAACAGAAGAAGAACAGAATGTGCTGCCGATGTTGCAAGAATTGCGTCCAGACATTCAGATGGATCAGCTGATTGCCTCTGAGGATGCAAGAGGCGAGTTGATGTTGGAATTTAGTCCAGAAGACATCTATCGTGCACATTACGCTCCTTTCTTAAATGACAAGGGAGAACGTAGCGGTTTGATTCTTGTTTTTCAAGATATTACCGAGCAAAATAAATTGGAAATTATGCGACGAGAATTTGTTGCGAATGTTTCTCATGAGTTGAAAACCCCCATTACGACCATAAAGTCTTATACGGAAACCATTATGGATGGAGTTTTGGATGACAAGGAATTGTCGACGAAATTCTTGGGCGTAATCGATAATGAATGTGATCGCATGACGAGAATTGTTCGTGATCTTTTACAATTGTCCTCCATGGATTATCAGGAAACCAAGTGGGAGTTGACAGAAGTCTGTTTGCAAGACTTGTTGGAAATGGTCGATTTGAAAATGAAGATTTCTGCCCAGGGAAAGAAGCAGCAATTGCGGGTTAGAGTTGAGCCTGAGCTTCCTTGTTTGACGGGGAATCGTGATGCTTTGGAACAGGTGGTGCTAAACGTAATTTCAAATGCCATCAAGTATACTCAGGATGGTGGTGCCATTGATGTGCATGCTTATTCGGAAGGGTCTCAGCTGAGGATTCGTGTACGTGATAATGGGTCTGGCATTCCGCAAGAGGATTTAGATCGTATTTTTGAACGGTTTTATCGTGTCAACAAGGCGCGAAGTCGAGCCATGGGTGGAACTGGATTGGGATTATCAATTGCTAAGCAGATTGTTGAGTTGCACGGAGGCAATATAAGCATCCAAAGTGTATTGGGAGAAGGAACCGTTGTGGAAATTTGTTTCCGTGAGGGCAGTGCCCAAGAACTGGTTTAA
- a CDS encoding site-specific integrase: MEGHVRKRGSKWYFSYEASNVDGKRKRIERVGGRTKKEAEAALRNALLEYENAGMHFQPAEISVADYLDYWYKNHVLINCKPYTQGSYEVMIRRHFKPALGIYKLKALTPSILQEFANEKYRSNIAKSTLYNILGALSGALKYAVHPCGFIKDNPMQYVKRPKYDHDEGQQSHVVISTQDFQNIIERFPLGSSYFIPIMIGYYAGCRIGEVMSLTWDDVDLDKGTISISKNLIKHQSKWYIGTTKTKASTRTIKIGSSLRDALRQHRKLQLEHRLEYGPHYLDQYIIPEPDPSSRKPRKRIHLFSASETPKGAELLKIVCTQESGKMVTQDIFKYAAKVIHHSLEIKFTFHSLRHTHATMLIENGANIKGVQARLGHANIQTTLNAYTHATETMASQSVEIFESAAKQNLS, translated from the coding sequence ATGGAAGGTCATGTTCGTAAAAGAGGCAGCAAGTGGTATTTTTCCTATGAAGCATCCAATGTAGACGGTAAAAGAAAAAGAATCGAACGCGTTGGCGGCCGCACCAAGAAGGAAGCCGAAGCAGCTCTTAGAAACGCTTTGCTTGAATATGAGAATGCCGGCATGCATTTTCAACCAGCGGAAATCTCAGTCGCAGACTATCTTGACTATTGGTACAAAAACCACGTGTTGATAAATTGCAAACCATATACTCAGGGTTCATATGAAGTCATGATCCGTCGGCACTTCAAACCAGCCCTCGGTATCTATAAGCTGAAGGCCTTAACTCCATCAATCTTGCAAGAGTTTGCAAATGAAAAGTATAGGTCTAATATTGCGAAGAGCACTTTATATAATATCCTAGGTGCGCTCTCCGGAGCCTTGAAGTATGCTGTTCATCCATGTGGGTTCATCAAGGATAATCCCATGCAATATGTGAAAAGGCCAAAGTATGACCACGATGAAGGGCAGCAATCGCACGTCGTTATCAGCACCCAAGACTTCCAGAACATCATTGAGCGGTTTCCCCTTGGGTCTTCATACTTTATCCCAATTATGATTGGCTACTATGCCGGCTGTCGAATTGGCGAGGTAATGTCTCTTACATGGGATGATGTAGATCTCGATAAAGGAACCATTAGCATTTCAAAGAACTTGATTAAACATCAATCTAAATGGTACATCGGTACCACAAAAACCAAAGCCTCAACGAGAACCATAAAGATTGGCAGCAGTCTGCGGGATGCGCTTCGGCAGCACCGGAAACTTCAGCTAGAGCATCGACTTGAATATGGACCACACTACTTAGATCAATACATTATCCCTGAGCCGGATCCGAGTTCCAGGAAGCCCCGAAAGAGAATTCATTTGTTTTCCGCTTCAGAAACTCCCAAAGGAGCCGAATTGCTTAAAATAGTATGCACTCAAGAAAGTGGCAAGATGGTGACCCAGGATATCTTCAAATATGCCGCTAAGGTTATTCACCACTCACTTGAGATTAAGTTTACCTTTCACTCATTGCGGCACACCCATGCTACCATGCTAATTGAAAACGGTGCGAATATCAAAGGCGTGCAGGCACGTCTTGGTCATGCTAATATCCAAACAACTCTCAACGCCTATACGCATGCCACTGAAACAATGGCAAGCCAATCAGTTGAAATTTTCGAATCCGCAGCCAAACAAAACTTGTCGTAA
- a CDS encoding deoxyguanosinetriphosphate triphosphohydrolase gives MNYKELLKREKDYLSQYAAKSDAPILIKRQVDEREGCSADENAELRLPFQRDRDRIIHSRAFRRLMHKTQIFNANLGDHYRNRLTHTMEVSQIARSISKYLGLNDELTEAIALGHDLGHTPFGHVGERTLHLLISGNLGNSTNNLNEFNYGGFKHNFQSLQIIDNLEKRTSKYHGLNLSLGVREGILKHTDSKIRIPREVMRTNKLESTKVEVNYSTLDLENIKIDKPSFTLEGQVVGIADEIAQCTHDLEDGIRAKIITKEMIMDDKLINLIIDNKGINWNDLKETVDYRNILIKFMVGDLISDVCTTTKDRLAKIDPKKIPNFTNYDDVYHDQLVDFSEGKKELHKNLSNLITQLVIASQEVTKSDLKAEFIIKKLFDGYYNHPQQLPDYILNRYYKKKGKSVDRLKIEDNIHELKKDPEFIRLICDHIGSMTDQYAAREYKKLYEPEYY, from the coding sequence ATGAATTATAAGGAACTGCTGAAAAGGGAAAAAGATTATTTAAGTCAATATGCAGCAAAAAGCGATGCACCCATATTGATTAAGAGGCAAGTTGATGAACGCGAGGGTTGTAGCGCTGATGAAAATGCGGAATTACGATTACCTTTTCAAAGAGACCGAGATAGAATAATTCATTCAAGAGCATTTAGACGATTAATGCATAAAACTCAAATATTCAATGCTAATTTAGGTGATCATTATCGTAATAGACTTACTCATACGATGGAGGTTTCACAAATTGCAAGGTCAATAAGCAAATACTTGGGTTTAAATGACGAGCTAACCGAAGCAATAGCATTAGGTCATGATCTGGGTCATACCCCTTTTGGTCATGTTGGTGAAAGAACATTGCATCTGCTAATATCAGGGAATTTAGGTAACTCAACTAACAATCTAAATGAATTTAACTATGGTGGGTTCAAACATAATTTCCAGAGCTTACAAATCATTGATAATCTCGAAAAAAGAACGAGTAAGTATCATGGATTGAATTTATCCCTTGGTGTTCGTGAAGGAATTCTAAAACATACAGATTCCAAAATCAGAATACCACGAGAAGTTATGAGAACAAATAAGCTAGAGAGCACTAAAGTTGAAGTCAATTATTCTACTTTAGATCTTGAAAACATCAAAATTGATAAGCCTTCTTTCACACTAGAAGGACAAGTAGTTGGAATAGCAGATGAAATAGCCCAATGCACGCATGACTTAGAAGATGGGATACGCGCTAAAATTATTACCAAAGAGATGATTATGGATGATAAATTAATAAACCTGATAATTGATAATAAAGGGATAAATTGGAATGATTTGAAAGAAACAGTTGATTACCGAAACATTCTAATAAAATTTATGGTCGGCGACCTTATTAGCGATGTCTGCACTACAACAAAAGATAGATTAGCTAAGATAGATCCAAAAAAAATACCCAATTTCACAAATTATGATGATGTATACCATGATCAGCTAGTCGATTTTTCTGAAGGGAAAAAGGAACTGCATAAAAACTTATCAAATTTAATAACACAACTAGTCATAGCATCTCAAGAGGTTACGAAATCTGATTTAAAAGCTGAGTTTATCATAAAAAAACTATTCGATGGATATTATAATCATCCTCAGCAACTTCCTGACTATATTTTGAATAGGTATTACAAAAAGAAAGGTAAGTCGGTTGATAGATTGAAAATTGAAGATAATATTCATGAACTAAAAAAAGATCCAGAATTTATTCGTTTAATCTGTGATCATATCGGTTCCATGACAGACCAATATGCTGCGAGAGAGTATAAAAAATTATATGAACCAGAATATTACTAA
- a CDS encoding ATP-binding protein gives MQGLNQILVSEIGINSRRRSKPKQYNCSICKDTGWVNVIGADGREACRRCECFKRQKAVRALKASGIAGAFQNRTLDNYIPKTPVQADALKRAKRFVEVWGKYDDMHMNFLLLGQNGAGKTHLSIGIANELIKKNVLVRYVTFHELMDIFAKAKGRDKQIHTLIDQYKKADLLVIDDVFRTTIREWNGSKSLLMSHIDAMFRIIDYRYFQEKGMVITSELTGDGLLDLDQAITGRLLEYARGNIVEFKDSKLDHRIYGE, from the coding sequence ATGCAGGGCTTGAACCAGATCTTAGTCAGCGAGATTGGAATAAATTCTAGGCGAAGGAGTAAACCTAAGCAATATAACTGCTCGATCTGCAAAGATACGGGGTGGGTGAATGTGATAGGGGCTGATGGACGAGAAGCTTGTAGGCGCTGTGAATGCTTTAAGAGGCAAAAAGCAGTGAGGGCATTGAAAGCTAGTGGGATTGCAGGGGCATTTCAAAATCGCACCCTAGATAATTACATTCCAAAAACCCCAGTACAAGCTGATGCACTGAAGCGTGCAAAACGATTTGTTGAGGTCTGGGGGAAGTACGATGATATGCACATGAACTTCCTACTGCTTGGTCAAAATGGAGCAGGTAAAACGCATCTTTCGATTGGGATTGCGAATGAATTGATCAAGAAAAATGTATTGGTCCGGTATGTGACTTTCCATGAACTGATGGATATCTTCGCGAAAGCCAAGGGTCGAGATAAGCAGATCCATACGCTTATCGATCAATACAAAAAGGCTGATCTTCTGGTGATTGATGATGTGTTCAGGACAACGATCCGCGAGTGGAACGGCAGCAAAAGTCTATTGATGAGTCACATCGATGCAATGTTTCGGATTATTGACTATCGGTACTTTCAGGAAAAAGGCATGGTGATCACCAGTGAGTTGACAGGAGATGGATTGCTGGATCTGGACCAAGCGATAACGGGGCGATTGTTGGAATATGCTCGTGGCAACATCGTTGAATTCAAGGATTCAAAGTTGGACCATCGGATCTATGGCGAATAG
- a CDS encoding phage antirepressor KilAC domain-containing protein, whose amino-acid sequence MNEMMIFTNKELGEVRTLRIDGEPWFVGKDVAVALGYSDSDQAIRKHVDDEDKLTRQIKGLGQNRNMKLINESGLYSLIMTSKLESAKTFKRWVTKEVLPSIRRHGLYATEDLLENPDLAIQALQRLKKERKQKLQLQKKIELDQVYTDFGRSISKVEDGILIGEYAKLLKSDGIEIGQNKLFAWMRGNGYLIGSGKRKNSPIQKYLERGLFEVTETIIHTRKGDKVILTTLLTGKGQLYFYEKLKTQFGLEVS is encoded by the coding sequence GTGAATGAGATGATGATATTTACAAACAAGGAATTAGGCGAAGTGCGAACACTGAGGATTGATGGTGAACCGTGGTTTGTTGGGAAGGATGTTGCGGTGGCTTTGGGTTATTCAGATTCAGATCAAGCCATTCGAAAGCATGTTGATGATGAGGATAAGCTAACCCGTCAAATCAAAGGGTTAGGTCAAAATCGAAATATGAAGCTGATCAACGAGTCAGGATTGTATTCTCTGATCATGACCAGCAAGCTCGAATCTGCAAAAACATTTAAGCGGTGGGTCACGAAGGAAGTGTTGCCTTCAATCCGGAGACATGGTCTTTATGCAACCGAGGATTTACTAGAAAATCCTGATCTAGCAATTCAAGCACTGCAGAGATTGAAAAAGGAACGTAAACAAAAGCTGCAGCTACAAAAGAAAATTGAATTAGACCAAGTCTACACAGATTTTGGTAGATCGATATCCAAAGTAGAGGATGGGATCTTGATTGGTGAGTACGCTAAATTATTGAAGTCTGATGGAATTGAGATCGGACAGAATAAACTGTTTGCCTGGATGCGCGGGAATGGATATCTTATCGGATCTGGGAAGCGAAAAAACAGTCCGATACAGAAATATCTAGAACGGGGATTGTTCGAGGTAACAGAGACTATTATTCACACGAGAAAGGGGGATAAGGTGATATTAACAACTCTCCTTACTGGGAAAGGGCAGCTATACTTTTATGAAAAGCTGAAGACTCAGTTTGGCTTGGAGGTGTCGTAA